A single window of Archangium gephyra DNA harbors:
- the proC gene encoding pyrroline-5-carboxylate reductase, which translates to MLEQTIAFLGAGNMAEALIKGLLRAGNAKPESIIATGRRGERLEMLQRTYGVRTTLDNLAAVREADVVVLSVKPQALDKVLIQVATAVDPRKLIISVAAGVPIAAMERRLGAGARIIRTMPNTPSLVGMGACALSPGEHASEADLAVATRIFQSVGTTTVVDENLLDAVTGLSGSGPAYIFLIIEALSDAGVKVGLPRYTALKLASQTVLGSAQLLIETGAHPGQLKDQVTSPGGTAIAGLHTLEAGGLRTTLINAVEAATRRAKELGEQFLEKS; encoded by the coding sequence ATGCTCGAACAGACGATCGCCTTCCTCGGCGCCGGCAACATGGCCGAGGCGCTCATCAAGGGTCTGCTGCGCGCCGGCAACGCGAAGCCGGAGTCCATCATCGCCACCGGGCGCCGCGGGGAGCGGCTGGAGATGCTCCAGCGCACCTACGGGGTACGGACCACCCTGGACAACCTCGCCGCGGTGCGCGAGGCGGACGTGGTGGTGCTCTCGGTGAAGCCGCAGGCGCTGGACAAGGTGCTCATCCAGGTGGCCACGGCGGTGGACCCGAGGAAGCTCATCATCTCCGTGGCGGCTGGCGTGCCCATCGCGGCCATGGAGCGGCGGCTGGGGGCCGGGGCGCGCATCATCCGCACCATGCCCAACACCCCGTCCCTGGTGGGCATGGGCGCCTGCGCGCTGTCCCCGGGCGAGCACGCCAGCGAGGCGGACCTGGCGGTGGCCACCCGCATCTTCCAGTCCGTGGGCACCACCACCGTGGTGGACGAGAACCTCCTGGACGCCGTCACCGGCCTGTCCGGCAGCGGCCCCGCCTACATCTTCCTCATCATCGAGGCCCTGTCGGACGCGGGCGTGAAGGTGGGCCTGCCCCGCTACACCGCCCTCAAGCTGGCCTCCCAGACGGTGTTGGGCAGCGCACAGCTGCTCATCGAGACGGGGGCCCACCCCGGGCAGCTCAAGGACCAGGTGACGAGCCCCGGAGGCACGGCGATCGCTGGCCTGCATACCCTGGAGGCAGGCGGGCTGCGGACCACGCTCATCAACGCGGTGGAGGCGGCCACCCGGCGCGCCAAGGAGCTGGGGGAGCAGTTCCTGGAGAAGTCCTAG
- a CDS encoding J domain-containing protein, whose translation MNAAAATNWNWRTLENVEVECTHCGVRMTGHAGPRVKYFRCGSCHRWVSSVYTDVFRADAKMRTHPVKEKTDGDAQFIAVKDRLEAWLAAIDDQDPYRVLGVSPSDSPEVVRARFRELALERHPDRGGSEAKMRELNLAYEKILRHRQRKRIEALEAGAPQARGASALPAARGR comes from the coding sequence ATGAACGCGGCGGCTGCGACGAACTGGAACTGGCGGACCCTGGAGAACGTGGAGGTCGAGTGCACCCACTGTGGGGTGCGCATGACCGGCCATGCGGGGCCGCGGGTCAAGTACTTCCGTTGCGGCTCGTGCCACCGCTGGGTCTCCAGCGTCTACACGGACGTCTTCCGCGCGGACGCGAAGATGCGCACCCACCCGGTGAAGGAGAAGACGGACGGGGACGCCCAGTTCATCGCCGTGAAGGATCGGCTGGAGGCGTGGCTGGCGGCCATCGACGATCAGGATCCGTACCGGGTGCTGGGGGTGTCGCCCTCGGACTCTCCCGAGGTGGTGCGGGCCCGCTTCCGCGAGCTGGCCCTGGAGCGCCACCCGGACCGCGGTGGCTCCGAGGCGAAGATGCGCGAGCTGAACCTGGCGTACGAGAAGATCCTCCGCCACCGTCAGCGCAAGCGCATCGAAGCGCTGGAGGCGGGGGCACCCCAGGCGCGCGGTGCCTCGGCGCTGCCCGCCGCTCGCGGCCGGTAG
- a CDS encoding PilW family protein, whose product MRRHQRSPDPLVLARKRRSARGLTLVELLLSATLGIVMLGAAVAVLLAAGRMRRNQQLLSDANEEARTALRQVSRALAAAGAGGPVYSVTGPDGSRQQRPAVLFTNGAAALHEGDLPQMPDSLTLVRYGADRRTVLVTPLAADKVSVAPDGRLPTTPGVQPDLFQQGESALITNFQRAMLVPIERKAIVMDGDVARNVVQLQTPGAVNPLQLQDPLIPIQPGAAVFPVRVVRFRVVYVDKVGNIPARADLVMETLNPRTLAPLQPPERTVLAKDIEDFQVQWGYDRNDDGVADDGFTDQGPTETLLDPGLTFARLSISARTSGTLVTNEGEYVVNEDTPFERGIDLGGAPRPEASGHRRRVLSTVVLLKNVAAPRI is encoded by the coding sequence ATGCGTCGTCACCAGCGCAGTCCTGACCCGCTAGTGCTCGCGCGCAAGCGGCGCTCCGCGCGCGGGCTCACCCTGGTGGAGCTGTTGCTCAGCGCGACGCTCGGCATCGTGATGCTGGGCGCGGCCGTGGCGGTGTTGCTGGCCGCCGGACGCATGAGGCGCAACCAGCAGCTGCTGTCGGACGCCAACGAGGAGGCCCGCACGGCCCTGCGCCAGGTGTCCCGGGCCCTGGCCGCCGCGGGAGCCGGCGGTCCCGTCTACAGCGTCACGGGCCCGGATGGCTCGCGGCAGCAGCGCCCCGCGGTGCTCTTCACCAACGGGGCAGCGGCCCTGCACGAGGGGGATCTGCCGCAGATGCCCGACTCGCTGACGCTGGTGCGCTACGGCGCGGATCGGCGCACCGTGCTGGTGACTCCGCTCGCCGCGGACAAGGTGAGCGTGGCGCCGGACGGGCGGCTGCCGACGACGCCCGGCGTCCAGCCCGACCTCTTCCAGCAGGGAGAGAGCGCGCTGATCACCAACTTCCAGCGCGCCATGCTGGTGCCCATCGAGCGCAAGGCCATCGTCATGGACGGGGACGTGGCGAGGAACGTCGTCCAGTTGCAGACGCCCGGCGCCGTCAATCCCCTGCAGCTGCAGGATCCGCTGATCCCCATCCAGCCCGGGGCCGCCGTGTTCCCGGTCCGGGTCGTCCGCTTCCGCGTGGTGTACGTGGACAAGGTGGGCAACATCCCGGCGCGGGCCGACCTGGTGATGGAGACGTTGAATCCGCGGACGCTCGCGCCGCTCCAGCCGCCCGAGCGGACGGTGCTGGCCAAGGACATCGAGGACTTCCAGGTGCAGTGGGGCTACGACCGCAACGACGACGGCGTGGCGGATGATGGCTTCACCGACCAGGGGCCCACGGAGACGCTGCTCGATCCGGGGCTCACCTTCGCCCGGCTCTCCATCTCGGCGCGCACGAGCGGCACCCTGGTCACCAACGAGGGGGAGTACGTCGTGAACGAGGACACCCCGTTCGAGCGGGGAATCGACCTCGGAGGAGCGCCTCGTCCCGAAGCCAGCGGGCACCGCCGCCGGGTGCTCAGCACCGTGGTCCTGCTCAAGAACGTCGCCGCACCCCGTATCTGA
- a CDS encoding FHA domain-containing protein, with product MPTLVVRHPDGSESEHELSGELKIGRQEGQNDLVLAEGGVSRRHTRFVVEGGKVMVEDVGSANGTFVDGQRITGMTVITPKSQVLLGDYELRLKAAAGPRSTGVRKQVKPSDEGAEPLAEGGGAPMPRSATRAMPAVKRPAPGAGGPSALAKRPRPGSPGGAAAGAETGGLVLKGLTGPWANKRYPVQGKLIVGRQAPATVVLEDDSVSRKHAEVEQTPEGAVLRDLGSANGTLVNGEPMGTQPVVLQPGDIITFGMVEVEVEGSAGASNLPVRRGRDVPSRRGTGAEAAPAAEAGAAGGAPASRKRLLVVVASVVGLLLVAGIVKSTQGSGTAAGNTPANLAPPPPNPTELVQEALSQCRSYSSMELGNEPDWAKAEAACSKALDIDPINAEANTLMRRIKLEKESSDLYVQGQKALGRLKEEEALDIFKKIPKESAYFRRAKPKVQEAVAQVVKRAEDDCKRYLRDGNWAPAVPRCELYMGFACQKMSREELEPPIGFNLVLEKKKRLGRNEWRPKDKLYLDFLIARKKLEPNATPWHCPVSDIFFEDEAAPDPKKLVEDSFKQRLPNKFLVAAMMDYWGGRGNEAFMTLQKLRSNYELAQYHGEADKLLTAVSNVDQLFKIGQGHLQNEDVEKAAEPLLEALEVDKRLMGDLADTRPSFYKRNIQQDMAAKAITRGTFWDDRGDQRRACRIWKLGFRFYAGNTDLNFQVGRCSTRGLKALKAAATCEDLDAVLDLAVPGDGLEEKVAATKKENGC from the coding sequence ATGCCTACCCTGGTCGTCCGTCACCCCGACGGCAGCGAGAGCGAACACGAGCTTTCCGGTGAGCTGAAGATCGGCCGCCAGGAAGGCCAGAATGATCTGGTCCTTGCCGAGGGCGGTGTGTCGCGCCGCCACACCCGCTTCGTCGTCGAGGGCGGCAAGGTGATGGTGGAGGACGTGGGCAGCGCCAACGGCACCTTCGTGGACGGCCAGCGCATCACCGGCATGACGGTGATCACGCCCAAGTCCCAGGTGCTGCTGGGCGACTATGAGCTGCGGCTCAAGGCGGCCGCGGGCCCGCGTTCCACCGGCGTGCGCAAGCAGGTGAAGCCCTCGGACGAGGGGGCGGAGCCGTTGGCGGAGGGCGGTGGTGCGCCCATGCCCCGCTCGGCCACCCGGGCCATGCCCGCGGTGAAGCGTCCTGCCCCGGGCGCCGGAGGTCCCTCGGCCCTGGCGAAGCGTCCTCGTCCCGGAAGTCCGGGCGGCGCGGCGGCGGGCGCGGAGACGGGAGGCCTGGTGCTCAAGGGCCTCACCGGTCCCTGGGCCAACAAGCGCTACCCCGTGCAGGGCAAGCTGATCGTGGGCCGTCAGGCTCCCGCCACGGTGGTGCTGGAAGATGACTCGGTGAGCCGCAAGCACGCCGAGGTGGAGCAGACGCCCGAGGGCGCGGTGCTGCGCGATCTGGGCAGCGCCAACGGCACGCTGGTCAACGGCGAGCCCATGGGCACGCAGCCGGTGGTGCTGCAGCCCGGTGACATCATCACCTTCGGCATGGTGGAGGTGGAGGTCGAGGGTTCCGCCGGGGCCTCGAATCTGCCCGTGCGGCGTGGGCGCGACGTGCCCTCGCGGCGTGGCACGGGCGCCGAGGCGGCACCGGCGGCCGAGGCGGGCGCGGCGGGAGGTGCTCCGGCCTCGCGCAAGCGGCTGCTGGTGGTGGTGGCCAGCGTGGTGGGCCTGCTGCTGGTGGCGGGCATCGTCAAGAGCACCCAGGGCAGCGGCACGGCCGCGGGCAACACGCCCGCCAATCTGGCCCCTCCGCCTCCCAACCCCACCGAGCTGGTGCAGGAGGCGCTCAGCCAGTGCCGCTCCTACTCCTCCATGGAGCTGGGCAACGAGCCGGACTGGGCCAAGGCCGAGGCCGCCTGCTCCAAGGCGCTGGACATCGATCCGATCAACGCCGAAGCCAACACGCTGATGCGCCGCATCAAGCTGGAGAAGGAGTCCTCCGACCTCTACGTGCAGGGCCAGAAGGCCCTCGGGCGCCTCAAGGAGGAGGAGGCGCTGGACATCTTCAAGAAGATTCCCAAGGAGAGCGCCTACTTCCGCCGCGCCAAGCCCAAGGTGCAGGAGGCGGTGGCCCAGGTGGTGAAGCGCGCCGAGGACGACTGCAAGCGCTACCTGCGCGATGGCAACTGGGCTCCCGCGGTGCCCCGGTGTGAGCTCTACATGGGCTTCGCCTGCCAGAAGATGTCCCGCGAGGAGCTGGAGCCGCCCATCGGCTTCAACCTGGTGCTGGAGAAGAAGAAGCGGCTGGGGCGCAACGAGTGGCGGCCCAAGGACAAGCTCTACCTGGACTTCCTCATCGCCCGGAAGAAGCTGGAGCCCAACGCCACGCCGTGGCACTGCCCGGTGTCGGACATCTTCTTCGAGGACGAGGCCGCGCCGGATCCCAAGAAGCTGGTGGAGGACTCCTTCAAGCAGCGCCTGCCCAACAAGTTCCTGGTGGCGGCGATGATGGACTACTGGGGTGGACGCGGGAACGAGGCGTTCATGACCCTGCAGAAGCTGCGCTCCAACTACGAGCTGGCCCAGTACCACGGCGAGGCGGACAAGCTGCTCACGGCCGTGAGCAACGTGGATCAGCTCTTCAAGATCGGCCAGGGCCACCTGCAGAACGAGGATGTGGAGAAGGCCGCCGAGCCGCTGCTGGAGGCGCTGGAGGTGGACAAGCGGCTGATGGGCGATCTGGCCGACACCCGGCCGTCCTTCTACAAGCGCAACATCCAGCAGGACATGGCCGCCAAGGCCATCACCCGGGGCACCTTCTGGGATGACCGTGGCGATCAGCGCCGCGCCTGCCGCATCTGGAAGCTGGGCTTCCGCTTCTACGCGGGCAACACGGACCTGAACTTCCAGGTGGGCCGCTGCTCCACGCGTGGCCTCAAGGCCCTCAAGGCCGCCGCGACCTGCGAGGATCTGGATGCCGTGCTGGACCTCGCCGTGCCGGGTGACGGGCTCGAGGAGAAGGTGGCGGCCACGAAGAAGGAGAACGGCTGCTGA
- a CDS encoding DivIVA domain-containing protein, with the protein MKITPLDIRQKRFETALRGFSKREVEAFLELIAGEFEEVVKENIGLKEELKRTQLKLEQHLERERTLQETMVTAQRISEDMKAAAKKEAEIILADAEHQAEKIVHGAHQRLVQVVEDINELKRQRAQFESQVKSVVEAHQKLLETFSGRTFADKDYARVEDNVAYLTQKKAQNAE; encoded by the coding sequence ATGAAGATCACCCCGCTCGACATCCGGCAGAAGCGCTTCGAGACGGCCCTGCGCGGCTTCTCGAAGCGGGAGGTGGAAGCGTTCCTGGAGCTCATCGCCGGAGAGTTCGAGGAGGTGGTGAAGGAGAACATCGGCCTGAAGGAGGAGCTCAAGCGCACCCAGCTCAAGCTGGAGCAGCACCTGGAGCGCGAGCGCACCCTGCAGGAGACGATGGTCACCGCGCAGCGCATCAGCGAGGACATGAAGGCCGCGGCCAAGAAGGAAGCGGAGATCATCCTCGCGGACGCCGAGCACCAGGCGGAGAAGATCGTCCACGGCGCGCACCAGCGGCTGGTGCAGGTGGTGGAGGACATCAACGAGCTGAAGCGCCAGCGCGCCCAGTTCGAGTCCCAGGTGAAGTCGGTGGTGGAGGCGCACCAGAAGCTGCTGGAGACGTTCAGCGGCCGCACCTTCGCCGACAAGGACTACGCCCGCGTGGAGGACAACGTGGCGTACCTCACGCAGAAGAAGGCGCAGAACGCCGAGTAA
- a CDS encoding imm11 family protein, with the protein MSAPPRYFELWDEMSVPGRWVLYQTDIDEHGRKLDPWQFKRGTLLQLEGRPVLGIAHPGISLDFSLTELATPVVTERLVSLFEQLELENEVQFIPAQVQGQTDPFFILNVLHVIRCIDDARCEHVSYWKPEDGEPELVGKYQNVSGLKVDPARMGDLSICRPWGWTGAIILTERIKLAMERAGMTGLRLREA; encoded by the coding sequence ATGAGCGCTCCTCCGCGTTACTTCGAACTGTGGGACGAGATGAGTGTGCCGGGCCGCTGGGTGTTGTATCAGACAGACATTGATGAACATGGACGGAAGTTGGACCCCTGGCAGTTCAAGAGAGGGACACTGCTCCAGTTGGAGGGACGACCCGTTCTTGGCATCGCCCATCCTGGCATTTCGCTGGATTTCAGTCTGACCGAACTCGCCACTCCCGTAGTGACCGAACGCTTGGTCTCTCTTTTCGAGCAACTGGAGCTAGAAAACGAGGTCCAATTCATTCCGGCTCAGGTGCAAGGGCAGACTGATCCCTTCTTTATCCTCAATGTCTTGCACGTCATCCGGTGCATCGACGACGCCCGGTGCGAGCACGTCTCGTACTGGAAGCCCGAGGATGGGGAGCCAGAACTGGTCGGCAAGTATCAGAATGTCAGTGGATTGAAGGTAGACCCGGCCAGGATGGGAGACCTCAGCATCTGCCGTCCCTGGGGATGGACGGGAGCCATCATCCTCACCGAGCGCATCAAGCTGGCCATGGAGCGCGCGGGGATGACCGGCCTTCGGCTCAGGGAAGCCTGA
- the polA gene encoding DNA polymerase I, translated as MVPSPPGGSSRLVLIDASSFIFRAYHAIPPLTNRKGVPTNATLGFTRQVLKALKELNPTHVALAFDKESRAERQKIDPNYKANRQAMPEDLAQQFPYIRQVVEALNLPVLEVAGWEADDVIGTLAKSATAEGFCVLVVTGDKDFVQIVDKDVHLYDPQNERYTDPDEVKERLGIEPKQMRDYLALIGDAVDNVPKVPGIGPKSAVELLTQFGSVDAMLERLSEVKKPKMREAIAAHRESLLRARDLVTFRTDLKLDVTIEQLKRQPPHDEQLRQLFTDLEFSALLRELPKAAPGSDAAGEATTGASAAPRTAATLPAKTEIVTTKEALQALATAVREAGAVTLVPAYEGLPFAGSLVGLGVALKDGSTRYVPLAHVGLGVEQVRPADFKAALQGVLEDVAVKKGGHDLKALWLLLNREGIQLRGGEDDVELLSYLLDASRRDHSVEFLARERLQVDLLELPTTSGRKARALKEYSPEEVALAYALRAEAARQLAPGLWEELEPLGLTKLARELELPLVPLLARMESRGVKVDVKVLRQISDKVGAECEAKVKEIHELAGTEFNVGSNPQLAEVLYKKLELPVLKRGKTGPSTDQEVLEKLAEVHKLPRAIIEYRSLSKLKSTYLDTLPELARNGRIHTTFHQAATATGRLSSSDPNLQNIPIRTELGMEIRRAFIAEEGNQLVSADYSQIELRLLAHIAEDPVLIDAFARDEDIHSRTAAEIFGVAQDQVTRDQRRVAKTVNFGIAYGLSSYGLSTRLNIPDEEARDIIERYFKRYAGIKRYLEETVRVARERGYVETLFGRRRPMADLRAKNRQVVQAAERAAINMPIQGTAADLIKKAMLAVDEELQKQGLRTQMLLQVHDELLFEAPEDEVEKVKELARRCMNAVMQLKVPLKVEVGAGRTWADAH; from the coding sequence ATGGTTCCCAGCCCTCCGGGCGGCTCGTCCCGCCTCGTCCTGATCGACGCCTCCAGCTTCATCTTCCGCGCCTATCACGCGATTCCCCCCCTGACGAACCGCAAGGGTGTGCCCACCAACGCCACCCTGGGCTTCACCCGGCAGGTGCTCAAGGCGCTCAAGGAGCTGAACCCCACCCACGTGGCGCTCGCCTTCGACAAGGAGAGCCGCGCCGAGCGCCAGAAGATCGATCCCAACTACAAGGCCAACCGGCAGGCCATGCCGGAGGACTTGGCGCAGCAGTTCCCCTACATCCGCCAGGTGGTGGAGGCCCTGAACCTGCCCGTGCTGGAGGTGGCCGGCTGGGAGGCGGATGACGTGATTGGCACCCTGGCCAAGAGCGCCACGGCCGAGGGCTTCTGCGTCCTGGTGGTCACCGGCGACAAGGACTTCGTGCAGATCGTCGACAAGGACGTGCACCTGTACGATCCGCAGAACGAGCGCTACACGGACCCCGACGAGGTGAAGGAGCGGCTGGGGATCGAGCCGAAGCAGATGCGCGACTACCTGGCGCTCATCGGCGACGCCGTGGACAACGTCCCCAAGGTGCCGGGCATCGGCCCGAAGTCGGCGGTGGAGCTGCTGACCCAGTTCGGCTCCGTGGACGCGATGCTCGAGCGGCTCTCCGAGGTGAAGAAGCCGAAGATGCGCGAGGCCATCGCGGCGCACCGCGAGAGCCTGCTGCGCGCCAGGGATCTGGTGACGTTCCGCACGGACCTGAAGCTGGACGTGACCATCGAGCAGTTGAAGCGCCAGCCGCCGCATGACGAGCAGTTGCGTCAGCTCTTCACCGACCTGGAGTTCTCCGCGCTGCTGCGCGAGCTGCCGAAGGCGGCCCCGGGTAGTGATGCCGCTGGGGAGGCCACGACGGGCGCGAGCGCGGCCCCGAGGACGGCCGCGACGCTGCCGGCGAAGACGGAGATCGTCACCACGAAGGAGGCGCTCCAGGCGTTGGCCACGGCGGTGCGCGAGGCGGGCGCGGTGACGCTGGTGCCCGCATACGAGGGCCTGCCCTTCGCCGGCTCGCTGGTGGGCCTGGGGGTGGCACTGAAGGACGGCAGCACGCGCTACGTGCCGCTGGCGCACGTGGGGCTCGGCGTGGAGCAGGTGCGGCCCGCGGACTTCAAGGCGGCCCTCCAGGGCGTGCTGGAGGACGTGGCGGTGAAGAAGGGCGGGCATGACCTCAAGGCCCTCTGGCTGCTGCTCAACCGCGAGGGAATCCAGCTGAGGGGAGGGGAGGACGACGTCGAGCTGCTCAGCTACCTGCTGGATGCCTCGCGGAGGGATCACAGCGTGGAGTTCCTCGCCCGCGAGCGGCTCCAGGTGGACCTGCTCGAGCTGCCCACCACGAGTGGCCGCAAGGCCCGGGCGCTGAAGGAGTACTCGCCCGAGGAGGTGGCACTGGCGTACGCGCTCCGGGCGGAAGCGGCGCGGCAACTGGCGCCCGGGCTGTGGGAGGAGCTGGAGCCGCTGGGCCTGACGAAGCTCGCGCGGGAGCTGGAGCTGCCGCTGGTGCCGCTGCTGGCGCGCATGGAGTCGCGCGGCGTGAAGGTGGACGTGAAGGTGCTGCGGCAGATCTCCGACAAGGTGGGGGCGGAGTGTGAGGCGAAGGTGAAGGAGATCCACGAGCTCGCGGGCACCGAGTTCAACGTGGGCTCCAATCCGCAGCTGGCCGAGGTGCTCTACAAGAAGCTGGAGCTGCCGGTCCTGAAGCGGGGGAAGACGGGCCCCTCCACGGATCAAGAGGTGCTGGAGAAGCTGGCCGAGGTGCACAAGCTGCCGCGCGCCATCATCGAGTACCGCTCGCTGTCCAAGCTCAAGAGCACCTACCTGGACACGCTGCCAGAGCTGGCGAGGAACGGGCGCATCCACACCACCTTCCACCAGGCGGCCACGGCCACGGGGCGGCTGTCCTCGTCGGATCCCAACCTGCAGAACATCCCCATCCGCACCGAGCTGGGAATGGAGATCCGCCGCGCCTTCATCGCGGAGGAGGGGAATCAGCTCGTCTCGGCGGACTACAGCCAGATCGAGCTGCGGCTGCTGGCGCACATCGCCGAGGATCCGGTGCTCATCGACGCCTTCGCCCGGGACGAGGACATCCACAGCCGCACGGCGGCGGAGATCTTCGGCGTGGCGCAGGACCAGGTGACGAGGGATCAGCGCCGCGTGGCGAAGACGGTGAACTTCGGCATCGCCTACGGCCTGAGCTCCTACGGGTTGTCCACGCGCCTGAACATCCCGGACGAGGAGGCGCGCGACATCATCGAGCGCTACTTCAAACGCTACGCCGGCATCAAACGCTACCTGGAGGAGACGGTGCGGGTGGCGCGGGAGAGGGGATACGTGGAGACGCTCTTCGGGCGGCGCCGGCCGATGGCGGACCTGCGAGCGAAGAACCGGCAGGTGGTGCAGGCGGCCGAGCGCGCCGCCATCAACATGCCCATTCAGGGCACGGCGGCGGACCTCATCAAGAAGGCGATGCTGGCGGTGGACGAGGAGTTGCAGAAGCAGGGCCTGCGCACGCAGATGCTGCTGCAGGTGCACGACGAATTGCTCTTCGAGGCGCCGGAGGACGAGGTGGAGAAGGTGAAGGAGCTGGCGCGCCGGTGCATGAACGCGGTGATGCAGCTCAAGGTGCCCCTCAAGGTGGAAGTGGGGGCGGGGAGGACGTGGGCGGACGCGCACTGA
- a CDS encoding type IV pilus modification PilV family protein → MRRQRHPRGMTLVEVMIGMALVAVAMLALVSANTLAARASSRSYRHHMAMRLAQQRVDTLVLGDLKPKLRPEANGPSFVHDGTMLDCQEAFGAAAGTLAELCNGSKPELVGWVDIYGRPCRKTGKPEEGFHPTCQYRRYVRFERTIDGTSQGDLWRVFVAVSHASDGTCGNFREGDTQCVVTSAVLTR, encoded by the coding sequence ATGCGCAGGCAGAGACACCCTCGAGGGATGACGCTGGTCGAGGTGATGATCGGCATGGCATTGGTGGCGGTGGCGATGTTGGCGCTCGTCTCGGCCAACACCCTCGCCGCCCGCGCCTCCAGCCGCTCCTACCGCCACCACATGGCCATGCGTCTGGCGCAGCAGCGGGTGGACACCCTGGTGCTCGGTGACCTCAAGCCCAAGCTGCGCCCGGAGGCCAACGGCCCCAGCTTCGTCCACGATGGGACGATGCTGGACTGCCAGGAGGCCTTCGGCGCCGCGGCCGGCACCCTGGCCGAGCTGTGCAACGGCAGCAAACCGGAGCTGGTGGGCTGGGTGGACATCTACGGCCGTCCGTGCAGGAAGACCGGGAAGCCGGAGGAAGGCTTCCACCCCACCTGCCAGTACCGCCGCTACGTGCGCTTCGAGCGGACCATCGACGGGACCTCCCAGGGAGACCTCTGGCGGGTCTTCGTCGCGGTCAGCCACGCCTCGGACGGCACGTGCGGCAACTTCAGAGAGGGCGATACCCAATGCGTCGTCACCAGCGCAGTCCTGACCCGCTAG
- a CDS encoding peptidase MA family metallohydrolase, producing MRHLLLLLMLLLAPLARAQEFTLPTPEAGHANGGVEPAMVPLPRPALVVGEVATPRFRLLYTAKSEGSARQLAGSIESIRDGFVSVLGRDWPGVTEIRVGVGREEFEALALPGGAPPGWAVALAYPSHRIVLLNALTMAGPEGMVTLRHELAHVALGQLARGWPRWFQEGLAQNLTGENWSMTHYAALFRAVQQEKVFRFEHLHDAWPDLPSDVEIAYAQSAAFVAWLSARYGPEGMGRLVDEVATGQPFEQAFGKAFKSSLWVEELAWREGLAARYGWLPLTTSSSLLWLGMTGLVVAAYLRRRKQKEEHLAEMEARDVAEEAELRAALEAELAQQRALLVPATAQPVDGAEAADAPKPVEALVAPEWNEPTEPLVTNGQEFEDDEEGEPRPSKPTVH from the coding sequence ATGCGCCACCTGCTCCTGCTCCTGATGCTGTTGCTGGCCCCGCTCGCGCGGGCGCAGGAGTTCACGCTCCCGACACCGGAGGCCGGTCACGCCAATGGAGGCGTGGAGCCGGCGATGGTGCCCCTGCCCCGCCCGGCGCTGGTGGTGGGAGAGGTGGCCACACCGCGCTTCCGCCTGCTCTACACCGCGAAGTCCGAGGGCTCCGCGCGCCAGCTGGCCGGCAGCATCGAGTCCATCCGGGACGGCTTCGTGAGCGTGCTGGGGCGGGACTGGCCGGGGGTGACGGAGATCCGCGTGGGCGTGGGCCGGGAGGAGTTCGAGGCGCTGGCGCTGCCCGGGGGAGCACCTCCGGGCTGGGCGGTGGCGCTGGCGTACCCGTCGCACCGGATCGTCCTGCTCAACGCGCTGACGATGGCGGGCCCCGAGGGCATGGTGACGCTGCGGCACGAGCTGGCGCACGTGGCGCTGGGGCAGCTGGCGCGCGGCTGGCCGCGCTGGTTCCAGGAGGGCCTGGCGCAGAACCTGACGGGCGAGAACTGGTCCATGACGCACTACGCGGCGCTCTTCCGGGCGGTGCAGCAGGAGAAGGTGTTCCGCTTCGAGCACCTGCACGACGCGTGGCCGGACCTGCCCTCGGACGTGGAGATCGCCTACGCGCAGAGCGCGGCCTTCGTGGCGTGGCTGTCGGCGAGGTACGGGCCGGAGGGCATGGGCCGGCTGGTGGACGAGGTGGCCACGGGCCAGCCCTTCGAGCAGGCCTTCGGCAAGGCCTTCAAGTCGTCGCTGTGGGTGGAGGAGCTGGCGTGGCGCGAGGGGCTGGCGGCGCGCTACGGCTGGCTGCCGCTGACGACGAGCTCCTCGCTGCTGTGGCTGGGGATGACGGGGCTGGTGGTGGCGGCGTACCTGCGGCGGCGCAAGCAGAAGGAAGAGCACCTGGCCGAGATGGAGGCGCGGGACGTGGCCGAGGAGGCGGAGCTGCGCGCGGCCCTCGAGGCGGAGCTCGCCCAGCAGCGCGCCCTGCTCGTGCCCGCCACGGCACAGCCGGTGGACGGGGCGGAGGCGGCGGATGCGCCCAAGCCGGTGGAGGCGCTGGTGGCCCCCGAGTGGAACGAGCCCACCGAGCCCCTCGTGACGAACGGCCAGGAATTCGAGGACGACGAGGAAGGTGAGCCTCGTCCGTCCAAGCCGACAGTGCATTGA